From a single Triplophysa rosa linkage group LG1, Trosa_1v2, whole genome shotgun sequence genomic region:
- the rxfp3.3a1 gene encoding relaxin-3 receptor 1, giving the protein MATGNEVVKWLDVMGDSNQSGVINSSISDQERFKSLEDIDVTADGSPVLRFIISITYSVVCAVGLIGNLLVFFFIRVKQETCKSKINFFIFNMAVTDFQFVLTLPFWAVDTALDFSWPFGDAMCKIVLSVTVMNMYASVFFLTAMSITRYWSVASALKDSTRQTSCSIKWVAVILWSLATVATAPTSIFSTVTNVAGEKLCLLRFPDGQYWLAVCHLQKILIAFIIPMAIVSMSYLMLLRLIRQRSMKNNSKRRTQVTKSVTIVVLSFFLCWMPNHAITFWGVLVKFNVVHWDKTYYIVHTYVFPVTVCLAHANSCLNLLIYCLMRREFRKKLKELLFLRV; this is encoded by the coding sequence ATGGCCACGGGCAATGAAGTTGTGAAGTGGTTGGATGTGATGGGAGACAGTAATCAAAGCGGCGTGATCAACAGTTCGATCAGTGATCAGGAGCGCTTCAAAAGCTTGGAAGACATCGATGTGACTGCCGATGGGAGCCCAGTGCTGCGGTTCATAATCTCCATCACCTACTCTGTGGTTTGCGCCGTAGGTTTGATCGGGAACCTTTTGGTCTTTTTCTTTATTCGCGTTAAACAAGAGACATGCAAATCCAAAATCAACTTCTTCATCTTCAATATGGCCGTGACGGACTTTCAGTTCGTGCTCACTTTGCCGTTCTGGGCCGTGGACACCGCGCTGGACTTCAGCTGGCCGTTTGGAGATGCCATGTGTAAGATCGTACTTTCTGTGACTGTGATGAACATGTACGCCAGTGTCTTCTTTCTAACCGCTATGAGCATCACGCGCTACTGGTCGGTGGCCTCTGCGCTCAAGGACAGCACCAGACAAACCAGTTGCTCTATCAAATGGGTCGCTGTCATCCTCTGGTCTCTGGCCACCGTGGCCACCGCGCCAACATCCATCTTCTCAACAGTCACTAACGTGGCCGGCGAGAAACTTTGTTTATTGAGATTCCCCGACGGGCAGTATTGGTTGGCAGTCTGTCATTTGCAAAAGATATTGATCGCGTTTATTATCCCCATGGCAATAGTATCAATGAGTTACCTGATGCTGCTGAGGCTCATCCGACAGCGCAGCATGAAGAACAATTCAAAGCGAAGAACGCAAGTCACAAAGTCCGTCACCATCGTGGTTTTGTCGTTTTTCCTCTGCTGGATGCCCAATCATGCCATCACGTTTTGGGGCGTGCTGGTCAAATTCAATGTAGTGCACTGGGATAAGACTTATTATATCGTTCACACCTATGTGTTTCCGGTGACGGTGTGCTTAGCACACGCAAACAGCTGTTTAAACCTACTTATTTACTGCCTCATGCGCAGAGAGTTCAGGAAAAAACTGAAGGAGCTGTTGTTTCTGCGGGTCTGA